From one Pagrus major chromosome 21, Pma_NU_1.0 genomic stretch:
- the glula gene encoding glutamate-ammonia ligase (glutamine synthase) a yields MATSSSATLSKAVKQQYMDLPQGDKVQAMYIWIDGTGEGLRCKTRTLDSEPKSIEDLPEWNFDGSSTYQAEGSNSDMYLIPAAIFRDPFRKDPNKLVLCEVQKYNGKAAETNLRITCKKIMEMVEDQHPWFGMEQEYTILGTDGHPFGWPSNGFPGPQGPYYCGVGADKAYGRDIVEAHYRACLYAGVQICGTNAEVMPAQWEFQVGPCEGISMGDHLWMARFLLHRVCEDFGVVASFDPKPIPGNWNGAGCHTNFSTKEMREDGGLKAIEDSIEKLGKRHRYHIRAYDPKGGLDNARRLTGHHETSNINEFSAGVANRGASIRIPRQVGQEKKGYFEDRRPSANCDPYGVTEALIRTCLLSEEGDEPADY; encoded by the exons ATGGCCACATCCTCCAGTGCCACGCTGAGTAAAGCTGTGAAGCAGCAGTACATGGATCTCCCTCAGGGGGATAAGGTCCAAGCCATGTACATTTGGATTGATGGAACCGGAGAGGGGCTCCGGTGTAAAACCAGGACGCTGGATTCTGAGCCCAAAAGCATTGAAG atttgccTGAGTGGAACTTCGACGGCTCCAGCACTTACCAGGCTGAGGGGTCGAACAGCGACATGTATCTGATCCCTGCTGCCATATTTCGTGATCCATTCCGCAAAGACCCCAACAAACTGGTCCTGTGTGAGGTGCAGAAGTACAACGGCAAAGCTGCAG AAACCAACCTTCGCAtcacatgtaagaaaataaTGGAGATGGTGGAGGACCAGCATCCCTGGTTCGGCATGGAGCAGGAGTACACCATCCTGGGCACAGACGGACACCCTTTCGGCTGGCCGTCTAATGGTTTCCCTGGACCACAGG GTCCATACTACTGTGGCGTGGGAGCTGACAAGGCCTATGGTAGAGATATTGTGGAGGCCCATTACAGGGCTTGTCTCTATGCTGGAGTCCAGATTTGTGGCACAAATGCAGAAGTGATGCCTGCTCAG tgGGAGTTCCAGGTCGGACCTTGTGAAGGGATCAGCATGGGGGATCACCTGTGGATGGCTCGCTTCCTCCTGCACCGCGTCTGTGAAGACTTCGGCGTCGTCGCCTCATTTGACCCCAAGCCCATCCCTGGCAACTGGAACGGTGCTGGCTGCCATACAAACTTCAGCACAAAGGAGATGAGGGAAGACGGCGGATTGAA AGCCATTGAGGACTCCATCGAGAAGCTCGGGAAGAGGCACCGCTATCACATCCGTGCCTACGACCCCAAAGGGGGGCTCGACAACGCCCGTCGTCTCACCGGCCACCACGAAACCTCCAACATCAACGAATTCTCCGCAGGCGTGGCCAACCGCGGCGCCAGCATCCGCATCCCTCGCCAAGTTGGCCAGGAGAAGAAGGGCTACTTCGAAGACCGCCGCCCGTCTGCCAACTGCGACCCGTACGGCGTGACCGAGGCCCTGATCCGCACCTGTTTGCTGAGCGAGGAAGGGGATGAACCTGCGGATTACTAA